TAAATACAAAATGGTGGTAGTCCTAAACCTTAAATATCTAATGTATTTAATAACAATTCATCAAAATGATATTAAGTGTTACACATAGCAACATCATGAAACTTCTTTTGTTaatattaacacaacctaaaGTAAGAAATTTTCATATTATTGTCAATTTCATATTTAGGAAGTGCGAAGTAAAATCTATCCTCATTATAAAGATGCTCAATCGAGAACgcaaatattagtaaaaattttggggtgttacatttATAAATCAGTCTCTTAGTTTGAGATATTTGGATTACTTCCCTTGTTCTTTTTTATACTTTTCCAATAAATAAAATTagcttttaaatataaaaaatggtGTATATCCATTTTCAGCAAGACACTTTATTCATTCCCAAAAGTGTGTCTCTTAAACATCCGAGTCTAACAAACTTCATGAGTGAGTTACAATCGCGGATGGCGTGTCAAACTGATAAATCATTAAATGACGCgtagatttaaaaaaaatatatattccagTCACTTTCTTATTAAAAAcgataattttttaattaaaactacCCATACCCCTCTTTCTTCCTGCCGCCCAAAAAACGATGTCTTTCATAAACTCTTTGTTCTTGTAATGTTCATTGCATACTTCAATGTCTTCTTTATCACAGTGGATAATCTGGATACGAACAAAACTCCATCATGAATTCCCTAGGTTAGCAAAGAAGTTCGTATAtttaaaaaattgaataaaaagaaaCCAAGACATGAAATTCCAAATGGTTGGTATGTGGAACAAGAAAATGATAGGTTTGAGGAAGAAAATGTGTAAATATGAAAAATTGACAATTTTATAGCATTAGAAATATATACTAGTTGGTAAGGGGGTAGAGAATCTTTGTTGAatagattttaacaaaatttaaGTTCCCAAGAGAGGTAGTGTTAAATATATTGGATTTATAATACAAGGTAACAGGAAAATTGACGAAGATGTCACGCATCATATCAGAGCAGGATGGATGAATAAGACTATAAGAGGCTCGCTTCCGgggtcttgtgtgataagaatgtgccgctgagacttaaaggtaagttctacaaggttgtagttagaccgactatgttgtatggagcaGAGTGTTGGCCGATCAACAAGTTTCATACCCAAAAGCTAAAAGCAGCTGATatgaggatgctgaggtggatgtgtgggTATACCCGGttggataagattaagaatgaagttattcggaAAAAGGTGGGAGTGGCCCCTGTGGAGGATAAAATGCGGGAGGcaaggttgagatggttcgggcatgttaagaggagaagtatAGAAGCCCCAGTTAGAAGGTGCGAGAGGTTAGCCTTGGTGGACAGTAGGAGGGGTAGAGTTAGGcctaagaagtcttggggagaggttattaggcgggacatggcgcaactggagctgactgaggacatggccctagacaTGAGGGTGTGGAGGTCAAAAATTAGGGTAGAATGTTCGTAGGTAGTCGAGCATTTCTCTTTGTCTTACTCGGTTCGCTAGTATTAGTGTTAGTATGATTCTTTTTATTCATAGATGGCTATTACTACCTGGAGTTTGACTGTATTTTGGATTCGATCTTATTTCATATTACTGTTATTACTACTTGTTGCAATTAACAACCGCTCTGCCCTTCCAGGAATAGGGGTAAGACTGCGTAAATCTTACCCTCTTTAGAGCACTCTCGTGGgaaaacagtaatttttttttttttgttgttgttgagagAATTAGCCCTTCTACACTAATGAAAATTTCCCTATTTTTCTCTAATTGTTTCCTAGACCTACCTTAAGCCTATACAACGGTCCGTGTCGACGGGTTCAGTTAGTCTTCACGGACACGTAGAGAACAAACTGCTCTTCCAACCAAAACCGGCCAAGTCATCATAATTCCACGTGGAGAAAATCGATTTGCTCGGGCTGCTGACATCCCAACACTAAAAAAGACTCCTGCATCGACCCAAGCGCACAAGGATCATCAACATCATCGGAGATTAGGAGGAAAATACAAATCCGCTTGAAATTTCATTTCAACTCATAAACGGAACATCGTCGGAGCTCCACCGGGCATCCGCAAAGAGCTTCATCGTGGCTCCCTcaggccaacaacaacaacaccagcATCAAACTCTTACTCGAAGGAAATCAGCACCGCCGTCGACTTTGAGTCAAGCTGTAGCATCGGGCCCGAAAAGAATACTGCTCAAAGAATCCTTAGGTCAAACATCCGAATCAGATCTCGATCTTCCTTTTTggcaaagaacctggttcatagTATTGCTACTTCTAATGGCAATTTCCTTCTTTGCCCTCGCTATCTTCCTTTTTCTCACCCTCGACTCTGATTACACGGCCTCGCCGGTTTCCGCTGCCTCTGAAGGCGTACAGGTAATCAAATATTTTTCACAATGCTATTATCCTTCATACGAAGCGCAATATGTATTTAAATTTGTTCTGACTGATATAATTTAAATTAGGTCATCAAAAAGACATTGCtctaatttaggttttaattttataGCTTGTTGTTTGCGGTTTCGTCATTTGTCTTAGTTGTTAGAATATTAGGCGTACCTGGATCTAAGTTTAAGATTACCTAATGATAATGTGCAGTATTTATGTTTTGATTCTAAAAACGATGTTGATTATGTTTTCGTAGATTACATATGGATCCACGATTAAGTTGATGCACGAGAAGACGAAATTTCGGTTGCATTCACACGATGTGCCATATGGTTCGGGCAGTGGGCAGCAGTCGGTCACTGGATTTCCTGGTGTAGATGATGCTAACAGCTACTGGGTATGTTAGATGATTGTCTTGACTCTTTGAAGTGTTATCTTCTTGCATTTTACTTCAACACGTGTTAACTTCATTAGATTTGGTTGTTCTAATTGATCTGTGATCTCTCACCAGATTGTTAGGAGTACTGACTCATCGAAGCAAGGTGATCCTATTAAGAGTGGAAGCATCATCAGGCTGCAGCATATGAAGACCAGGAGATGGCTGCACAGCCATTTGCATGCATCTCCCATTTCAGGGAATATGGAGGTTCGTAGGCTGGTTTATTTCTTTTTATCAGTTACATGATACTTCGTCCATCTGGAATGTAGATAGCACGTTTTGAGTTTTAGTTAATCCATGAACCTTCTAAATTTTGGAGTTATATTTTGGGTATAAGAAGCAACCATGGACAATTTTAGTATGGTTTTCATGTTCATCTAGCACTTGGTGctcaaattatttttaatgaAGAGGAAATATCAGAAAGTTGTTATCCTTTTACATATGAGCATAACATATCTGGTGTTTAA
This DNA window, taken from Nicotiana tabacum cultivar K326 chromosome 4, ASM71507v2, whole genome shotgun sequence, encodes the following:
- the LOC107818445 gene encoding stromal cell-derived factor 2-like protein, whose translation is MAISFFALAIFLFLTLDSDYTASPVSAASEGVQITYGSTIKLMHEKTKFRLHSHDVPYGSGSGQQSVTGFPGVDDANSYWIVRSTDSSKQGDPIKSGSIIRLQHMKTRRWLHSHLHASPISGNMEVSCFGDDNESDTGDYWKLEIEGSGKTWRQDQRIRLQHVDTAGYLHSHDKKYTRIAGGQQEVCGVKEKRPDNVWLAAEGVYFPVNESK